From the Martelella mediterranea DSM 17316 genome, one window contains:
- a CDS encoding alanine/glycine:cation symporter family protein: MQFFDTIFNYINDLTWGWALVPFLVVIGVFFTAASGFVQFRFFKRMFGVLWGDEDGDPSKISAREALFVSVGGRVGGGNIAGVAVAITAGGPGAVFWMWAIALVGMCSGLVEATLAQAYKRTEPNGDYRGGPAQAIIHGLGENYRWLALIYAVCLIAAFAIGFNAFQGNTVAGAEADSLGIPRYVTGIVLAAATGFIVFGGIHRIAKVSDVIIPIMAFGYIGMALVVMLINITALPAVLWDIVANALGIREAVAGGIGAAVSNGLRRGLFSNEAGLGSAPNVAATAYVRHPVSQGITQSFSVFIDTMIICSCTAFVILLGDVYQPGQEGVDGVILTQQSIVDHLGAWAQYYLTAAIFLFSFSSIIYNYYLGENALDFMTDKPSALQILRVVIIAIVFIGAVAPGATAVFNFSDPMMGILAVVNLLALMMLFPIALRLINDFRGQLAAGIKRPVFDPKKFPDLDTDPTAWPDAK; the protein is encoded by the coding sequence GTGCAGTTTTTCGATACGATTTTCAATTACATCAATGATCTGACCTGGGGCTGGGCGCTGGTGCCGTTCCTGGTCGTGATCGGCGTGTTCTTCACGGCGGCGAGCGGATTCGTCCAGTTCCGCTTCTTCAAGCGCATGTTCGGCGTTTTGTGGGGCGACGAGGATGGCGATCCCTCCAAGATCAGTGCCCGCGAGGCGCTGTTCGTTTCGGTGGGCGGGCGCGTCGGCGGCGGCAATATCGCCGGCGTGGCGGTCGCGATCACGGCCGGCGGGCCGGGCGCGGTGTTCTGGATGTGGGCGATCGCCCTTGTCGGCATGTGCTCGGGCCTGGTCGAGGCGACGCTCGCCCAGGCCTATAAACGCACCGAACCGAACGGCGATTACCGCGGCGGCCCGGCGCAGGCCATTATCCACGGACTTGGCGAAAACTATCGCTGGCTGGCGCTGATCTACGCGGTCTGCCTGATCGCGGCCTTCGCGATCGGCTTCAATGCCTTTCAGGGCAACACCGTTGCGGGGGCCGAGGCAGATAGCCTCGGCATTCCGCGCTATGTCACCGGCATCGTGCTGGCGGCCGCCACCGGCTTCATCGTTTTCGGCGGCATTCATCGCATTGCCAAGGTTTCCGATGTCATCATCCCGATCATGGCCTTCGGCTATATCGGCATGGCGCTGGTGGTCATGCTCATCAACATCACCGCCCTTCCGGCGGTGCTGTGGGATATCGTCGCCAATGCGCTCGGCATTCGCGAGGCGGTGGCCGGCGGCATCGGCGCGGCGGTCTCCAACGGTCTCAGGCGTGGATTGTTTTCCAATGAGGCGGGGCTGGGCTCGGCGCCCAATGTCGCCGCCACTGCCTATGTCCGCCATCCGGTGAGCCAGGGCATCACCCAGAGCTTCTCGGTGTTCATCGACACGATGATCATCTGTTCCTGCACCGCCTTCGTGATCCTGCTTGGCGATGTCTATCAGCCGGGCCAGGAAGGGGTCGATGGCGTGATCCTGACCCAGCAGAGCATTGTCGACCATCTCGGCGCCTGGGCGCAGTATTATCTCACCGCTGCGATCTTCCTGTTCTCGTTCTCGTCGATCATCTACAACTACTATCTCGGCGAGAACGCGTTGGATTTCATGACCGACAAGCCGAGCGCGCTGCAGATTCTCAGGGTCGTTATCATCGCGATCGTGTTTATCGGCGCGGTCGCGCCGGGGGCGACGGCGGTGTTCAACTTCTCCGACCCGATGATGGGCATCCTTGCGGTCGTCAACCTCCTGGCGCTGATGATGCTGTTCCCGATCGCGCTCCGGCTGATCAACGATTTCCGCGGCCAGCTCGCCGCGGGCATCAAACGGCCGGTGTTCGATCCGAAGAAGTTCCCGGATCTCGACACCGACCCGACGGCCTGGCCCGACGCGAAGTGA
- the hutU gene encoding urocanate hydratase codes for MTDNPRHNAREIHAPTGTELNAKSWLTEAPLRMLMNNLDPDVAEKPHELVVYGGIGRAARTWADFDRIVETLKTLEEDETLLVQSGKPVGVFRTHADAPRVLIANSNLVPHWANWDHFHELDKKGLMMYGQMTAGSWIYIGAQGIVQGTYETFVEAGRQHYNGDLKGKWILTGGLGGMGGAQPLAAVMAGACCLAVECDPTRIDFRIRTGYVDEKAETLDEALAMIDAWTKAGEAKSVGLLGNTAEILPELVKRGVRPDIVTDQTSAHDPVNGYLPAGWSLGEWRDKAERDPKAVEKAARASMRTHVEAMLAFHDMGIPTVDYGNNIRQMAKEEGCERAFDFPGFVPAYIRPLFCRGIGPFRWAALSGDPEDIYKTDAKVKELLPDNAHLHNWLDMARERIHFQGLPARICWVGLGDRHRLGLAFNEMVKNGELKAPIVIGRDHLDSGSVASPNRETEAMQDGSDAVSDWPLLNALLNTASGATWVSLHHGGGVGMGFSQHAGMVICCDGTDDAARRIGRVLWNDPATGVMRHADAGYDIAIDHAKKMGLRLPGILGN; via the coding sequence ATGACCGACAACCCGCGACACAATGCCCGCGAAATCCACGCCCCGACCGGTACGGAACTCAACGCCAAGAGCTGGCTCACCGAAGCGCCGCTCCGGATGCTGATGAACAATCTCGATCCCGATGTCGCCGAAAAGCCGCATGAACTGGTCGTCTATGGCGGCATCGGCCGCGCGGCCCGCACCTGGGCCGATTTCGACAGGATCGTCGAGACGCTGAAGACGCTGGAAGAGGACGAGACGCTGCTGGTGCAGTCGGGCAAGCCGGTCGGCGTGTTCCGCACCCATGCGGATGCGCCGCGCGTGCTGATCGCTAATTCCAACCTCGTGCCGCATTGGGCCAACTGGGATCACTTCCACGAGCTCGATAAGAAGGGCCTGATGATGTACGGACAGATGACGGCCGGGTCGTGGATCTATATCGGCGCGCAGGGCATCGTACAGGGCACCTACGAGACCTTCGTGGAGGCCGGCCGCCAGCACTATAATGGTGACCTCAAGGGCAAGTGGATACTCACCGGCGGTCTCGGCGGAATGGGCGGCGCGCAACCGCTGGCCGCCGTCATGGCCGGCGCCTGTTGCCTTGCCGTCGAATGCGATCCGACCCGCATCGATTTCCGCATCCGCACCGGCTATGTCGATGAAAAGGCCGAGACGCTGGACGAGGCGCTCGCGATGATCGACGCCTGGACCAAGGCGGGCGAGGCGAAATCCGTCGGTCTTCTCGGCAACACGGCGGAAATCCTGCCCGAACTCGTGAAGCGCGGTGTCCGTCCCGACATCGTCACCGACCAGACATCGGCCCACGACCCGGTCAATGGTTATCTCCCCGCCGGCTGGAGCCTCGGCGAATGGCGCGACAAGGCAGAGCGTGATCCGAAGGCTGTCGAAAAGGCGGCGCGGGCCTCGATGCGCACCCATGTGGAGGCCATGCTTGCCTTCCACGACATGGGTATTCCGACGGTCGATTACGGCAACAATATCCGCCAGATGGCCAAGGAAGAGGGCTGCGAACGCGCCTTCGATTTTCCGGGCTTCGTGCCCGCCTATATCCGCCCGCTGTTCTGCAGGGGCATCGGCCCGTTCCGCTGGGCTGCCCTTTCCGGCGATCCGGAGGACATCTACAAGACTGATGCCAAGGTGAAAGAGCTGCTGCCGGACAATGCGCACCTGCACAACTGGCTCGACATGGCGCGCGAGCGCATTCATTTCCAGGGCCTGCCGGCGCGCATCTGCTGGGTCGGGCTCGGCGATCGCCACCGCCTCGGCCTCGCCTTCAACGAAATGGTCAAGAACGGCGAGCTCAAGGCCCCGATCGTGATCGGCCGCGACCATCTCGACAGCGGCTCGGTCGCCTCGCCGAACCGCGAGACCGAAGCGATGCAGGACGGTTCCGACGCGGTTTCCGACTGGCCGCTGCTCAACGCGCTGCTCAACACCGCCTCGGGCGCCACCTGGGTGTCGCTGCATCATGGCGGCGGCGTCGGCATGGGCTTCTCCCAGCATGCCGGCATGGTGATCTGCTGCGACGGGACCGATGATGCCGCCCGCCGCATCGGCCGCGTGCTCTGGAACGACCCGGCCACGGGCGTCATGCGCCATGCGGATGCGGGCTACGACATCGCCATCGATCACGCCAAGAAGATGGGGCTCAGGCTACCGGGCATTCTCGGCAACTGA
- a CDS encoding formimidoylglutamate deiminase, whose product MASHLFAENILTPEGWRANARLAIEGGRIAGLAFEQTPEPGDERHGIIVPAVANVHSHAFQRAMAGLAERRGPASDNFWSWREVMYRFTFAIEPDEAEAIAAQLYMEMMEAGFARVGEFHYLHNDKDGSLYGNIGEMAERIAAAAGETGIGLTLLPVFYAHSDFGGAEPNNGQRRFIHDRDSFSRLMEASAKVVSGLDHAVLGVAPHSLRAVTPEELAFAASLADGPVHMHISEQTKEVDDCLAWSGKRPVEWLLENTRVDGRWCLIHATHMTDAEAEGLARSGAIAGLCPVTEANLGDGIFPASRFLASGGAFGVGSDSNVLIGLADELRQLEYAQRLGERARNVIAEPGGTTGRRLFDGALAGGAQAMGIEAGIADGRPASFFSLDNSAAPWLTEDQALDGFIFAGQVKPDCVWANGVKQVEAGRHVRRAAIEARFRKAMTALMARSG is encoded by the coding sequence ATGGCATCTCACCTCTTCGCCGAAAACATCCTGACGCCCGAGGGCTGGCGCGCCAATGCGCGGCTCGCCATCGAAGGCGGCCGCATCGCCGGCCTTGCCTTCGAACAGACGCCTGAACCGGGCGACGAGCGCCACGGCATCATCGTGCCCGCCGTCGCGAACGTTCATTCCCACGCCTTCCAGCGCGCCATGGCCGGCCTTGCCGAGCGCCGAGGCCCCGCCAGCGACAATTTCTGGAGCTGGCGCGAGGTGATGTACCGCTTCACCTTCGCGATCGAGCCGGACGAGGCGGAGGCGATCGCAGCCCAGCTCTATATGGAAATGATGGAGGCCGGGTTTGCCCGCGTCGGCGAGTTCCATTACCTCCACAATGACAAGGACGGCAGTCTCTACGGCAATATCGGCGAGATGGCGGAACGCATCGCGGCGGCCGCCGGCGAAACAGGCATCGGCCTCACCCTCCTGCCGGTTTTTTACGCCCATTCCGATTTCGGCGGCGCGGAACCGAACAATGGCCAGCGCCGCTTCATCCACGATCGCGACAGTTTTTCCCGCCTGATGGAGGCGTCCGCAAAGGTCGTCTCCGGCCTCGATCACGCCGTCCTCGGCGTTGCTCCGCACTCGCTGCGCGCCGTCACCCCGGAAGAGCTCGCATTTGCCGCAAGCCTGGCCGACGGCCCGGTGCACATGCATATCTCCGAGCAGACGAAGGAAGTCGATGACTGCCTTGCCTGGAGCGGCAAGCGCCCGGTGGAGTGGCTTCTGGAAAACACCCGCGTCGACGGCCGCTGGTGCCTGATCCACGCCACGCATATGACCGACGCGGAAGCCGAAGGCCTCGCGCGATCCGGTGCGATCGCCGGCCTCTGCCCGGTCACGGAAGCCAATCTCGGCGATGGCATCTTCCCGGCAAGTCGGTTTCTGGCCTCAGGCGGCGCCTTCGGCGTCGGCTCGGATTCAAACGTGCTGATCGGCCTTGCCGATGAGTTGCGCCAGCTCGAATATGCCCAGCGCCTCGGCGAACGCGCCCGCAACGTCATCGCCGAGCCCGGCGGCACCACCGGCCGCCGCCTGTTCGACGGCGCGCTTGCCGGCGGGGCCCAGGCGATGGGCATCGAAGCCGGCATTGCCGACGGCAGGCCTGCAAGCTTCTTCTCCCTCGACAACAGCGCCGCCCCCTGGCTCACCGAAGATCAGGCTCTCGACGGCTTCATCTTCGCCGGCCAGGTAAAGCCCGATTGCGTCTGGGCCAATGGCGTCAAACAGGTCGAAGCCGGTCGGCATGTCAGGCGCGCGGCGATCGAGGCGCGGTTCCGCAAGGCAATGACGGCGCTGATGGCGCGGAGCGGCTGA
- the hutH gene encoding histidine ammonia-lyase — MTLVLTPGSVTLATLETIYRGGDAVRLDPACDAAIEKAAARIAAIAAGNAPVYGINTGFGKLASIKIDAADTATLQRNLILSHCCGVGAPLDGSVVRLIMALKLISLGRGASGVRLELVRLIEGMLAKGVIPVIPEKGSVGASGDLAPLAHMAAVMMGEGEAFFAGERVSGRDALEKAGLTPVRLAAKEGLALINGTQVSTALALAGLFRAFRCAQTALVTGALSTDAAMGSPAPFHPDIHTLRGHQGQIDAAASLRALLEGSEIRVSHIEGDERVQDPYCIRCQPQVDGACLDLLRQAGRTLEIEANAATDNPLVLSDDSVVSGGNFHAEPVAFAADQIAIAICEIGAIAQRRIALLVDPALSFGLPAFLSKKPGLNSGLMIAEVTSAALMSENKQMAHPASVDSTPTSANQEDHVSMACHGARRLLAMTENLASIVGIEALCSIQGVELRAPLVTSPALQRVISAFRELVPTLEDDRYMAGDLEKAAVAVRDGVLVDAVGAGVLPGLKI; from the coding sequence ATGACGCTTGTTCTCACCCCCGGCAGCGTGACGCTGGCCACGCTGGAAACAATCTACCGCGGCGGTGATGCCGTGCGGCTGGATCCCGCCTGCGATGCAGCGATCGAGAAGGCCGCCGCCCGCATTGCCGCGATCGCGGCCGGCAATGCACCCGTCTACGGCATCAATACCGGCTTCGGCAAACTCGCCTCGATCAAGATCGATGCCGCCGATACCGCGACCCTGCAGCGCAATCTCATCCTGTCGCATTGCTGCGGCGTCGGCGCGCCGCTCGATGGCAGCGTCGTGCGGCTGATCATGGCGCTGAAACTGATTTCGCTCGGGCGCGGCGCTTCCGGCGTGCGGCTCGAACTGGTGCGGCTGATCGAGGGCATGCTGGCAAAGGGCGTCATCCCCGTGATTCCCGAAAAAGGGTCCGTGGGTGCCTCCGGCGATCTCGCCCCGCTGGCCCATATGGCCGCCGTGATGATGGGCGAGGGCGAAGCCTTCTTCGCCGGCGAGCGGGTTTCCGGTCGAGACGCGCTGGAAAAAGCCGGCCTCACGCCCGTTCGGCTTGCCGCCAAGGAGGGGCTTGCGCTGATCAACGGCACGCAGGTGTCGACGGCGCTGGCGCTTGCCGGCCTGTTCCGTGCCTTCCGCTGCGCGCAAACCGCCTTGGTCACCGGCGCGCTCTCAACCGATGCGGCCATGGGCTCGCCGGCGCCGTTCCATCCCGATATCCACACGCTGCGTGGCCATCAGGGCCAGATCGACGCGGCGGCGAGTCTCAGGGCGCTGCTCGAAGGCTCGGAAATCCGCGTCTCGCATATCGAGGGTGATGAGCGGGTGCAGGATCCGTACTGCATTCGCTGCCAGCCGCAGGTCGATGGCGCCTGCCTCGATCTGCTGCGCCAAGCCGGCCGCACGCTGGAAATCGAGGCCAATGCCGCCACCGACAATCCGCTGGTGCTCTCCGACGACAGCGTCGTCTCCGGCGGCAATTTCCATGCGGAGCCGGTCGCCTTCGCTGCCGACCAGATTGCCATTGCCATCTGCGAGATCGGCGCGATTGCCCAGCGGCGGATCGCGCTTCTGGTCGACCCGGCGCTCTCCTTCGGCCTGCCGGCCTTCCTGTCGAAAAAGCCGGGGCTCAATTCCGGTCTGATGATCGCGGAGGTTACGTCCGCCGCGCTGATGAGCGAAAACAAACAGATGGCGCATCCGGCCTCCGTTGATTCCACCCCGACCTCGGCCAATCAGGAAGACCATGTGTCGATGGCCTGCCACGGCGCGCGGCGGCTGCTGGCGATGACCGAGAACCTTGCGAGCATTGTCGGCATCGAAGCGCTCTGCAGCATACAGGGCGTGGAACTGCGTGCGCCGCTTGTCACAAGCCCGGCTCTGCAGCGGGTCATTTCAGCCTTCCGAGAATTGGTGCCGACGCTCGAAGACGACCGCTATATGGCCGGCGATCTCGAAAAGGCTGCGGTGGCGGTGCGTGATGGGGTGCTGGTCGATGCGGTCGGAGCGGGGGTATTGCCGGGGTTGAAGATTTGA
- the hutG gene encoding N-formylglutamate deformylase: MTDPVIVKQGSSPVILGFPHTGTFVPPEIQARLNDNGSLLADTDWHVDRLYDGLLADATTVKATFHRYVIDANRDPSGASLYPGQNTTGLIPETDFDGKPIWKDGEEPTEADIAARIEAYHAPYHAALAAEIARVKAEHGIAILYDCHSIRSHIPFLFAGKLPDFNIGTNLGVTCAPEFEAAVESVVSLAPGYDHAVNGRFKGGWTTRHYGKPETGVHAIQMELAQSTHLKTEAPPFAFDEAKAEKLRSHLQDILERIERLSFSARM, encoded by the coding sequence ATGACCGATCCCGTTATTGTCAAACAGGGCTCGTCCCCCGTCATTCTCGGTTTTCCGCACACCGGCACCTTCGTGCCGCCGGAGATCCAGGCGCGGCTCAACGACAATGGCAGCCTGCTCGCCGATACCGACTGGCATGTCGACCGGCTCTATGACGGCTTGCTTGCCGATGCGACAACGGTGAAGGCGACCTTCCATCGCTATGTCATCGACGCCAATCGCGATCCGTCGGGCGCGAGTCTCTATCCCGGCCAGAACACCACCGGCCTGATCCCCGAGACGGATTTCGACGGCAAGCCTATTTGGAAAGATGGCGAAGAGCCGACGGAAGCCGATATCGCGGCACGCATCGAAGCCTATCACGCGCCCTATCACGCGGCGCTTGCCGCGGAAATCGCGCGTGTGAAGGCCGAGCATGGAATCGCCATTCTTTACGATTGCCACTCGATCCGCTCGCACATTCCCTTCCTGTTTGCAGGCAAGCTGCCGGATTTCAATATCGGCACCAATCTCGGCGTCACCTGCGCGCCGGAGTTTGAAGCAGCCGTGGAAAGCGTCGTTTCGCTGGCGCCCGGCTATGACCATGCCGTCAATGGTCGCTTCAAGGGTGGCTGGACGACGCGGCATTACGGAAAACCCGAAACCGGCGTTCACGCCATCCAGATGGAACTGGCGCAATCGACCCATCTGAAAACTGAAGCTCCGCCCTTTGCCTTTGACGAGGCCAAGGCGGAAAAGCTGCGAAGCCATTTGCAGGATATTCTCGAGCGGATCGAACGCCTGTCGTTTTCCGCACGCATGTAG
- the hutI gene encoding imidazolonepropionase: MASASPKLFINARIASMIGGTDIVEGVLAIEDGRIVHAGPEAGLPERCAGFEKVDCGGRLVTPALIDCHTHIVYGGSRAKEFEMRLEGASYEEIARAGGGIVSTVTVTNALSEDELVAAALPRLDALLAEGVATIEIKSGYGLNIETELKMLRAARRLATLRPVRVKTTWLAAHATPPEYKGRNAAYIEEVAVAGLEIAHAQSLVDAVDAFCEGIAFSPDELRPVFDKAQALDLPVKLHAEQLSNLGGAAMAASYGALSADHLEYLDEAGAKAMASAGSVAVLLPGAFYTLKEKQHPPMAALRAAGVPLALATDCNPGTSPLTSLLLTMNMGATLFGMTVAECLTGITANAARALGLADETGTLEAGKAADIAIWDVEAPAELVYRIGFNPLSRLYVAGHEVTR; the protein is encoded by the coding sequence ATGGCTTCAGCTTCGCCCAAACTTTTCATCAACGCCCGTATCGCGTCCATGATTGGCGGCACGGACATTGTCGAAGGCGTGCTTGCCATAGAGGATGGCCGCATCGTCCATGCCGGTCCCGAGGCAGGTCTGCCGGAACGCTGCGCCGGTTTCGAAAAGGTCGATTGCGGCGGCCGGCTGGTAACCCCGGCGCTGATCGATTGCCATACCCACATCGTTTATGGCGGCAGCCGCGCGAAGGAATTCGAGATGCGGCTCGAAGGCGCGTCCTATGAGGAGATCGCCCGCGCCGGCGGCGGCATCGTCTCCACGGTGACGGTGACCAATGCGCTTTCCGAGGATGAACTGGTCGCTGCCGCGCTGCCGCGCCTGGATGCACTGCTCGCGGAAGGCGTCGCCACCATCGAGATCAAGTCCGGCTATGGCCTCAACATCGAGACCGAGCTGAAGATGTTGCGCGCGGCGCGACGCCTTGCCACGCTGCGCCCCGTCCGGGTGAAGACCACCTGGCTCGCCGCCCATGCCACCCCGCCGGAATATAAGGGCCGCAACGCCGCCTATATCGAAGAGGTGGCAGTCGCCGGCCTCGAGATTGCCCACGCGCAAAGTCTGGTCGATGCGGTTGACGCCTTCTGCGAGGGCATTGCCTTCTCGCCGGATGAACTGCGGCCGGTCTTCGACAAGGCGCAGGCGCTTGACCTGCCGGTAAAACTCCATGCCGAGCAGCTTTCCAATCTCGGCGGCGCGGCGATGGCCGCCTCCTATGGCGCGCTGTCCGCCGACCATCTCGAATATCTCGATGAGGCCGGCGCAAAGGCGATGGCGTCCGCTGGCTCCGTTGCCGTGCTGCTGCCCGGCGCCTTCTACACGCTGAAGGAAAAGCAGCATCCGCCGATGGCGGCGCTGCGCGCGGCGGGCGTGCCGCTCGCGCTTGCGACCGATTGCAATCCCGGCACCTCGCCGCTGACCTCGCTGCTTCTAACGATGAACATGGGCGCGACGCTGTTCGGCATGACGGTCGCCGAATGCCTTACCGGCATCACGGCGAACGCGGCGCGCGCGCTCGGCCTTGCGGATGAGACCGGCACACTGGAAGCCGGCAAGGCCGCAGATATCGCGATCTGGGACGTCGAGGCGCCCGCCGAACTCGTCTATCGCATCGGCTTCAATCCGCTTTCCCGGCTTTATGTCGCCGGCCACGAGGTGACGCGATGA